The genomic interval AGTTTTTCTAAAATTGGTCCAGTGATGTTGTAGGGGATATTGGCAACAACTTTGTTGGGATTTTGAAAATGTGGAAAAGGCGCTAACAAGAGATCCAAATCAAGCGTTAAAAAGTCACCTTGCAACAACAAAAAATTCTCGATCGCTCCTAATTTTTTTGATAATGAATCACACAAATCCCGGTCAATTTCGACCGCAACTACCGCCTCCGCCAAGGGCAACAATTGTCGGGTCAAAATTCCTGTTCCGGGACCAATTTCCAGGACGCGATCGCCTTTAATCGTTTGATCTAAATTACCTTTGGATAGTTCCGCTGCACTGACGATTTTGCTCAATGCTTTTTCGCTGCGGAGCCAGTGCTGGGCAAATTGCTTACGGGGTTGGGGCACAGCGCTACTCCGGTAATCCCAGCAATTCACCGCTGCCTGGGATAACTTCACCGATGACAGAAGCCACCACATTTTTTGATCGAAAAAATTGTAGGGTTTCGGTTACTTGCTCTGGTGCCACTAAAACCACGAATCCAATCCCCATATTGAATGTATTAAACATGGCAGATGGATGCACGTTCCCTTCGGTTGCCAACCAGCGAAAAATGGGGAGAATTGGCCATGAATCGGGATAAATTTTAATTGCTTGATCCTGTCTTAAACAACGGGGCAAATTTTCTGGTAAACCGCCCCCTGTAATATGTGCCATAGCATGAATTGCAAGCCCCTGTTTGAGCGCTGCCAGAATCGGTTGGACGTAAATTTGGGTGGGGGTCAGCAAAACTTCTCCCAGACTTTTGTCAGAAAGCAGGTCAGGACGATCGCTCCAGGCAAAGCCACGATCGCTAACGATCTTCCGCACCAAACTGAAGCCATTGCTGTGAACCCCACTGCTTGCCAAGCCGATCGCCACATCCCCAATCTGAACCTGGGAGCCATTGAGCAGCTGGCTTTTTTCCACAATCCCGACACAAAAGCCCGCCAGATCATACTCTCCAGTTTGATAGAAACCCGGCATTTCTGCGGTTTCTCCACCCAACAGAGCGCACCCGGCCATTCGGCAACCTGCCGTAATACCTGCCACCACCTGGGTGAGTTGGTCGGAGTTGAGTTGTCCGGTTGCCAAATAATCCAGAAAAAATAACGGTTCTGCCCCCGAAGTCAGCACATCATTCACGCACATTGCTACCAGATCAATTCCTACTGTGTCATGGCGATCGAGGCTCTGCGCCAGTTTCAGTTTAGTCCCTACCCCATCCGTTCCCGACACCAGGACAGGTTCCCGATAACCCACAGGCAATTGGAAAAATCCACTAAATCCGCCGACGCCTCCCAAAACCTCCGGTCGAGCAGTGCTGTTTACCATCTGGCGGATGCGCTCTACAAAAGCACGACCCGCCTCAACATCTACCCCTGCCTCTCGATAGTCCATATTTTCTGCCTTAACGTCGGTTGTATTTTATCTAGCTTCACGACCCGAACCCATAAAAGCATTTCCTTCCTCCAACAGGGTGTTTTCTTTAAAGTTCAGGTAAAGGTTTCATGAAGTTTTGATGAAGCATCCGGAATGCACGAATTACGCAAAACACCTTCTATTAGTGGAATGTAGCCGTTTTTTTGATGATGAAGCTTCCATAAAGTTAGCAGGGGGTTGTGCGATCCCTGATCCCCTGGGGAAAAACTTCATGATACTCTGTTGCAGTTCTTGAAACTCCGGAGTGAACACGAAACGAGTACGAGTTGCTTAGTCAGTTTGCCGATCGGTTCTGGATTTACCGATTCCGATCTCGCTCACTAGATTGTTTGCAAAGGCTGATTTTTTGCGATCGCAAGGCTTAAGCCTTTCCTGGTTCTTCCTCAAAGAACTTTTTGCCAAGCAATCTGCTAAGTGCCCTTCACACATGGATGTATGAATCAAACACTTATTAGCGGTCTGACTGCCACCCTGTTGATGACAACCTTCAGTGCGCCGCCCCCCGGCAGTGCTGAACCTTCTAAAGCAGCAGACCAGGGTTCCGAGGCTTCCCTCAAAATTGCTTCTAGCCATGCTTCTACCCCTGCCCTCGATCTCACGAGTGAAGTGGTGAAAATCGGTGAACAGCAGCCTCAAACAACCACTGCATCGGATGGAGCAGTGATCGCCAAGATCCATCCCCATGAGCGAAGAGGACGTAAAGTTGCAACGCTCTATGTACGCAACATCCCAGTTCTCACCTTTCTTGGCTCTACCCAGACATCTTCCGAAAATGTGAAGTTGGGAAGCCGCGAATCCAACTCAGCAAACGATATTCAGCCTGCCACCGCAAAAGCCCTTGATATTTCCAGTCCGGCGGCAGCACTAATCGGAAATTCTCAAGATTCACCCCAACCAACCCCAAGTGGAGAAGCGTCCCAGGCTGACCCAGGCGATCCAGTTTGGAGGGCATCAGAAGTCGCTGCCAAGCTAAATCAGCTCAACCGGGAAGGAATTGATCCAAAATCAATCACTGTGAGCTGGGCTGCTCAACCTGGCTCGAAGGGGCAGTATGTGATTAAAGCCAATCAACAAATCGTGGCAGTGGTCGCCGCTGATGCGATGTTGCCCGAAACGACCAACGATCTGGAGAAGGATGTGCTCCAGGCAACGAACCGTCTCCGTCGCCTATTTGGGGCAGCCCCTCTACCGAAAGTAGATGGTAGTCCCCGGAATCGCACCGTTTCTTTTGGCTCCTTCCGCGCCAGTGGGTTGGCTTCCTGGTACGGTCCGGGTTTCAACGGTAACCAGGCTGCCAGTGGCGAAATTTTTAATCAGAATGCTTTGACTGCGGCACACCGGAGTTTGCCATTTGGCACCAAAGTTCGGGTGACCAATATGGACAATGGCTTAACCGTTGTCGTGCGGATTAACGATCGCGGTCCCCACGCGGCGAACCGGATTATTGATCTGTCTGCGGGTGCTGCTCGTGTCCTGGGTTTGATTCAGAGCGGTGTGGCTCCCGTTCGCCTGGACGTGATCGATCCCAGTACGGAGCTAGCAGGAAACTGAGGTGAAAGAATAAGGGATAGAGGATAAAGGATAAAAACCAAAAACGGTTTTATCCTTTATCCTTCAGCCTTTATCCTTTCGTCACTCTCCCTGTTTCAATCCTTGCAGAAGTTCCCTGCTTTCCACATTCTTGCTTTGGATCAGAACGCCGAAGTTGCCCAACCCCATGCCGGGGTCAATCAACTGATGCAGCGCATCTCGGCGGCGGAGACTGGCGAGGACTTCTTGAGGATCGGTGGCGTTGGATTGGGCGATCGCGGCAAGTCGATCGCCTAACCCTAACGCCATGAGAAATAATCCCTGTTTGGTGAAACCGAGTGACTGCAATCCACACCGTTCTCCCTGCCGTTCCAGGGCAGTGAAATTTACATGGGCAGTAATGTCCTGTTGCCCAATGTGAATGTAGGGGTCGCTATGGCGGGCATGGTGATAGTAGCATTGCAGGGTTCCTTGGGAACGCATGGGATTGTAGTAGCGATCGCCAGAATAGCCGTAGTCGATCGTTAAGACGTATCCCTGGTGAAGTTTGTCCGCTACATCGCCCATCCACTCCAGGGCAGCCAAATTTACTTCGGTGCGGTAGCGATCGGGGTAAGCACCAGAAAGCAAATGAATCCCTATCTGCTCAAAGTACTCCCCTAGATGTGGGGTAGACAAATCGCCAAGGGACTCGACAAATTGATGCGTCCCTTCGCTATTCGGCTGGGTGGTGACATAAATTTCTTTCAGCTGTTCCCCATCTACCATGACTTGATGCACAGGCAACGCATCGACGAGTTCATTGGAAAAAAAGCATCCAACGATCGATACTGCGGGAATCTCTTCAAACCCAGACCAGCGAAGTCGATCGCCCATTTCTCCTGACAAACCTTTTAAGGAGTGCTGTTGCTCTGCGATAAGTGCCGCTGCCCGTTCAACAATGATATATTCCAAAACCTTGAAAAACGCAGGATAGGTTTGGCGCAAGTACCGCAATACATCCAGTGCCAGTAATCCCTGCCCTGCCCCCATCTCTACCAGGGTAAAGCGGTCAGGCTGCCCCATAATCTCCCACATCTGGACAAACTGTTCGGCTAATAATTCCCCAAAGTCTGCCCCCAAATGGGGAGAGGTAAAAAAATCTCCCTGGACACCAATCTTAGCTGCGTTGCGGGCGTAGTACCCGTGCAACGGGTGGTACAGGGCCAGATCCATGTACTCCGCAAACGTAATTTGGTGCTGAAAACTCTCGGCAATCCGTTGTGCGATTAGATTACCGAGAGCCATATTGCTATTGCTTTCATCCACCTGTGTTGCCATATCCATCCCTGACTGAGCCACTCTACCTTATCTATATATTGAGAGCAGGTGTAAATTGTCCTGTAAAACCAATCATTCACAGTCCAATCAGAGTTGCCCCGACGGTTTGCATTGTGCCACAGATAGACAATTTGACAGAAAGGGAAAATATCCAGACATTTTGCTCTAAAATTTGCTTGCTCCGGATACAAACAAGATTTAGACTTATTCAGTTGTTTCAACACCACACTCCGCAATCAAACAATTGTCACTCTAAAAAGAGTTGGAAATGCTTGTAGACGCTGGTTTTACTCAGAATAATTCATTCATGCAAGCGAACCAACGATCGCAGTTTGCCTATTCAGCTTGTGTGGCATAATCGGTCTGACCGACATCAAATGTAATCGCGAACTTCGACTGGGGTTGAGTTTGTCTCAGCACCTTAAGGTAAGCCTCAGCATCGTTCCGACGGCGAAAGCGGGTTACCGTCAGTTGATTTAGATTCGGCAATAGCTTGTGAATCACCCAGGGATTGAGTTGCTGTTGGTAGGTCATTGTTCTATTCTTAATGGCTAATGGTTTTTCTCCAGGAAGCGAGTCCGCGAACACCTAGATATGTTCTCAAATGTTCAAGAAACGCTGTATCTAGGTGTCTCCTGGTTGCGTACCTACTATAGATAGCGGTTTCCGATTTAAACTGCAAATCTTTTTACAAAACGAGATATTCCTGGCAAAACTCCCTTAGGAACAAGAATTAAATAACATCGACTTTTGTAGGTTGGGTTGAGTTCGCGAAACCCAACACCCCGCAGATGTTGGGTTTCATACTTCAACCCAACCTACGCAGGTTATTTAATTCGCAATCCTTAGAAGAGAGGGAACAGGAGCACCTTCCTGTGACCTAAGCTCCCCCCCCAGCATGAAAAAAAGCAGTCAAGGAGTCAGGATACAGAAGCCAGGAAAGAATAGCCATGCCGGATTCTGTATCGTGAATTGTTTAAACCTCTGCTTGCCATAACCCAATAAAAAGCCCGGCTTTCGCCAGGCTGATCACTACTCTCTCAATATTTTTAGAAGTTCCTTAAAATTTTCTTCCAAGCTGGATTAGTTTTAAGAAATGGAACCTAGAACAAATGGCAAAGAATTACAAGTCGCCACCACGAGCTGCCAGCAAAAATATGACAACGGGTCCAGAAATCATAATTGCTGCCACCATCGTAAGTTGGACGATCGCTTCAAAATTGATACCGCTGAATACGTTAAGCAGATCGTTAAGAAAACTCATTACCCCTCCGACATCTGAAATGAAAATAAGCTCTAGTAACGCAGTCACAAGAGCTTATTTTATCGACCTTTGAGCATGCTTTTAAGAAAATTAACAAAACTATACGGTTGGGTGGTAGGGGTTAGGGGCCAGGTGTCAGGAGCTAGAAGAGACACGGGAAGAAAGGCAGAGGGCAGAGGGCAGAAGGGGAGGGAGACGCGGGGACGCGGGGACACGGAGAACTCTTTAATTCAAAACTCAAAACTTAGAACTTAAAACTTCTTGATCCTCACTCCTCCTGCGAGATTTGATCAGTTGAGCAAATTCGCGGATTGTTTGGGTGTAGCGGTTTCCGGCAATGCTCTGGACATCGTTGTGATCTGCTCCGTTTATTTGGAGAAATCTTTTTGGCGGATTTGCTTGCTGAAAAAGTGCCTGCCCCTGATGCAAGGGGATGGTGCGATCGTTCGAGCCGTGCAATGATCAGAACGGGACAATGGACGGCTTGAATTTTGTTGATGTTGGCGAATTTATCAAAGGGATATAGGGGAATCCGGGTGATGACCCGAAATACACTGGTGAAGGTACTTTCCAAAATTAATCCGGCGACAGGCTGGCGGCTTGCCAGGTCAACACTGGGACCACCCCCCACCGATCGCCCAAACACAATCAAGCGATCGGGGGGCAGCTTGAGTTGGGTGGTCAAATAGTGGTAAGCGGCATCAATATCCTGGTAGGCGTTTTGTTCGGAAGGGCTACCCTGACTGGTGCCATAACCCTGATAGTCATAGGCAAAAACGGCAAAGCCGATCGTTCGCAGTTGCTCCAGAATGGGACGAATGTCTCCCAGGTCTTCCCCATTGCCGTGGCTATAAAGCAGTGTATAGGTTGCCTGGGAATTGGGCAGATAGACCGCTGAGATTTGTACACCCTTACTGGTGGTTAGTTTAATGGTGTTCTGATTGTCCTGGTAGCTGGAGGCTGAGGGGCGAAAGATTAACCGATCGGAAAAAAAGTAGCCATAGAGGCCGATCGCCAGATAAATGAAGAGCAACGATCGCAGGACACGTCCCCAGGTTAATTGCCCCAATAATCGATGCCGGAGCGCTTGACGACGGCTCATATCCCCGTTTTTCCCTCCAATGCGCTCAGGGCAGCTTTGATCAGGTCATAAAACGGGGGTTGACATACGTTTACCTGGCGTGTGCCTGCATGGGCTTCCTGCAAAATCCCGACCTTTTGCCCTTTCTGAACTGTGAGACTTTTCCCCTCCGCATTGTTGATCTGTAGTTCCTTCCCAGAACCATTCTGGAAGAGATTGCAGGTGTAGAACCGTTCCTTATGCATAAATTCTGTAAAAGCACCAGGGAGCGAACTGGGGCGGGCGGGTAATCTGGCACCCATTAGTTCTAGTTCGACCGAAATTTCGCCATTCCATTCATTCAGGCGCAGACGGTAGGCTACATCCAGATATCTGGGTAGAGGATGGTAGTTGCCCCAGCGCCAGGCGATCGCCTGAATTTTTTGTCCCCCACTCAGGGTCTCATCCTGCAAGGTCACTTTTAGATGACCTTTACCAATTTGCTTTTGCTCACACACCCGCACATACGCAGACCAAAACACTGGATCGGGATTGGCGATACCACAGGGATGGAGGGCATCGATCTGGGCATAAAGGCTGTAACTGATCTGGTTGAGGGATGCGGCGACATCAATTTCTACCAGAGGTTTCAGATGTTCGGGTTGAAGGCACTGGTGGGCAAATGCTCTCAGGTAAGCTCGAAACCTTGTCAGATTTTCAGCCTTGAGCGAAAATCCGCCCGCTGCCTTATGGCCGCCATGTTTTTCTAGACAGTCTCGACAAAACTCCAGCGCTTCAAACACATTAAACTCTGGAATTCCACGAGCTGAACCGCGAATCTTGGCAACGGATGTTATAGCGGATGAAACGGATAATCCACCCACTTCCCCTGCTTCATCGGTTTCCACATCTGCTGTCTCTTCTTCATCTGTCTCTTCTTCATAGGTGCCAATAAAGACGGGAACTCCATAGCGCTCCACCAGGCGGGAGGCAACAATGCCAATCACGCCGTGATGCCAGTTGGGTTGCACCACGACCAGCACCCGATCGCCCTGAATGTCGATGTCCCCCTTTTCACATAGGGCGATCGCTTCCTGTTCAATTTGTTCACACAACTTTTGGCGCTGCTGGTTGATTTGTTCGCACTGCATTGCCCGTTCCAGTGCAACTCCATCCTCATCGGTTGTCAGCAACTCAATCACAATTTGTGGATCAGCCAATCGCCCAACAGCGTTGATGCGGGGTCCCAGGCGAAACCCGATCGCTTCTGGTTTCAGATCCTTTGCCCCACTTAATCCTGCGACCTGAACCAGTGCCTGCACCCCTGCCAGTTTAGATTTGGGCAGTAATTGTAATCCCCGTCTGACCCAGCGACGGTTGACTCCCGTCAGGGGAGCCAGGTCTGCGATCGTGCCCAGGGTAAACAGTTCGAGTAAGGATTGATTCAACCCCTGGGTTTTACCCAGGCTTTGTGCCAGGGAAACCGCCAGAATGTAGGCAACGCCAACTCCTGCCAAACCCCGGTAGGGTGAGTCCTCAGCGATCAACTTGGGGTTGAGGATAGTATTGGCTGGCGGAATTTGGGAGGGGACATCGTGGTGGTCAGTAATGATGACGGTCAGCCCCAGTTCCCTTGCACGGGCGATCGGCTCATAGGCGGCAATCCCGTTATCAACTGTCAAAATCAACCCGATACCGTCTTCATAAAACTCCTCCACAATCCGCTGATTAATGCCATAGCCATCTTTCATCCGACTGGGAATGGCATAGTCTACCTGCGCTCCCAGAAACCGGAGTGCCCGAAGCAACAGCGCTGTGCTGGTCATGCCATCGGCGTCATAATCTCCACAAATCGCAATGCGCTGGCGGCTGTTAATGGCATTAATCAGTAACTCCAAACTCAGGGGCAGGTCAGGGAAATCCTCCAGGGGAGAGGGTAGAACCTGGTTTTCTGGATTCAGGAATGCCTGAATCTGCTCAGGGGTATCCATTCCCCGGTTGAGCAATACTTGAGCCAGCAGCGGTGAAAGGTTGGTTGCCTGAGCGATCGCTTCTGCTTGTTCTAGCTGGATTGGAGCAATCTGCCAGCGTTGATCGGGCAGTTTAGCGGGGATCGAAGCAGCGAGAGGAGAACGGGGTTGATGCAACACAGGATGCCTGGAATCAGGAGATTAAGGAAAGTTTGTCGAACCATTCTTGAGTGTTCACCGAATATCCAGCAAACACTCATTGATACGAACCAAATGCTTGGTACAAAAGTATTGCCCAATTTACCCCAAATTGAGCCAAATTGAACAAAAATTTCCTGATCCTCAACCAAACGAAGTCCCTGAACTAATTTAGGATTTCTCCGCTTCCAATTGCTTCATCCTCCCTTTATCCAGATTGAATTGGCAGCCAATTTTCATGTATTTTGCACTGATTTGCCCACTACCCTCGATAATGCGGGGAACACACCTGCAACGCCTTTAACATGGGTACCATTGACAACAGCAGCAGTGATTAGGACTACTACAGATTCACCCTGGCGACTCGGAGTGCAATGAATCTGTTATTGGCAGGGTTAACAATGGGCAACCTGGAATTCAGCACTATCGGGATGGCTGCCCTCACAGAGATCGCCTCCCTTCGCGTAGGATGCGTTAGCTTGCGTAACGCATCAACTCAATCAATGGAGACTCTTATTTGGATAATCAAAGATACCGCCAGGAATTTGAAATGTGTGAGGTGTTGATCGATGGAATCGATGCGTTACGTTGGCACGAACGCATCCTACGCGAGAGAGGGCGATCGCGCTTGCATAACGCATCAATTGATTAATTGAACAACTTGAATGAAAACGATACAAAGAGATTTAATTGAACAAACAATGAAAATCTTAATGGAAATTTGAGATAGACAAATCAAACCATTGAATTGATGCGTTACGTTGACACTAACGCATCCTGCGCGAGAGATCGACCACACTCAACCCAACCTATGTGAGAGAGGAAGATCGCGCTATGAAGCTGATTTTGACATCGGCATCGATATTACAACTGGCAAAGTCACACGGTTATACAGAGTGTTAGGTGCTTCGCGCAGTGCTCACATTGTACCTGGGTGGAAGTAATTTAATCGTCACAAATAAATGCTGCCTAAAGAAATAAAGCGTCAGATTAGAAGGTTGAAGAGTAACGATCCTGAGGAGCAGCAGGATGCTTTTTGGATACTTATGTTTTCACAGGATCAGCAGGCTATTTTAGAAACTTTAGAAACTATTGAAAAATTAGGAAACTGGCCGCTTTCTGGCGATCCTGATAGTCTTGCTTGGAGTTGGTCGATAGAACCAATGCAGGGGGTAGTCCTTCCGTTAGTCAAGTACTTAGAAAAGTCACCTCTCTCAAACGTAGGTCGAGATTGTGCTTATATCCTGGGTACCCTTTCATATATAGAGGGTTCTTTAAAGAGGTGCCCAGAGACGAGAATTGTGCCAAGCCTAGTGCGAATTGCAGAATCTATCTTACCCGATGGATTATACGCAATTACTCCAATGTTGTATGCTCTGCGTGAATGCTCAAAGGTCAGATCTGTTGAAGCCGCTGAACATCTTGCACGTAAAGCACTGGAATTATCTTTTCAGGAAAATGCTTTCAAGGAGGATGTTTTTCCAGAATTAACTATTATTGCAATTCTAGAAATTCTATACTCAAACAATCCCAAAACTCGCCTATTTAAGGAATTACGTGCATTAGTGAAAGGACAACCTAGAGTAAAAGAACCAGCTAAAACAATTCGAGAATTCTTACGAAAAAAGGAAAAGATGAGTGGTGGTGAATTGCAGGGTAAACGCCCTAAAAACGAGGCGTGAAAGGGTGTAGAACACCTTTCTGAATGGTTGGAACTAACGTTCAACCCCAATACCCAGGCACCATCGCACCAGATAATTTCAGTTAGCTGTCGATGGGCACAACAGTGGTCATCATTCGCGGCAGTGTTCAAGCAGGCGCTCTGGTGGATCTGTTTGCAGGGAGCAATCGTCGGTATAGCCATAGCCATGAAAGTTAGGACATTTTATGTTGCTGCAACCCTTTGATACGGGCTATTTCTTCCCTAACACCTGACACCTAACACCTGACACCTGCTATAAACCCCCAATTCCCTGACAAGGTAAAGAAAGATGTCGGTATTCCTGGGGTTAGTCCGCAAAAAATTTACCAATATCAGTGATTAAAAAGGTTAGCTTAGTAGTCCGGCATTTGCCCAACTCGTTTCGTTCAGGATTGGTCTACCGCTTCCCAAGTTCACATTTTTTGCACCGGATTTGACAACTAATTTTGGGAAGTTAAAGAAAGAACAGACACGATTTAAACTTCTACGCGATTACCGACACCTGCAACTATGTCGCCTTCAATTTCGATCCTGATTACTACCTACAACCGGGAGCAGTATCTCAGCGCTGCAATTGAGAGTGTTCTTGCCCAGACCTATTCAGACTTTGAACTGCTGATCTGGGACGATGGTTCCACCGATCGCTCCCTCGAAATTGCCCACACCTATGCAAACCAGGACGATCGGGTGCGAGTTGTTGCTGCCAGCCACCAAGGAATCGCCCGCACCCGCAAGGCAGCGATCGCCCAAATGGTTAGCAAATACATCGGTTGGGTCGATAGCGACGATATCCTGGCTCCGACTGCCCTGGCAGAAACGGCTGCGGTTTTGGATGCCCATCCTGAAACGGGTTTGGTCTACACCGATTATCTCGATATGGATACAAATGGACAGATCAGAGGCTATGGGAGTCGTTGCCGCATCCCCTATTCTCCCCAACGCCTGCTGGTAGATTTTATGACGTTTCACTTCCGACTCATCCGGCGAGACGTGTTTGAGCGCATCGGGGGAATTGATGAATCGTCTCAATATGCCTATGACTATGACCTGTGTTTGCGTCTCTCAGAGGCGACTCAGGTACGGCGACTGCCAAAGCCTTTATACTTCTACCGCAACCACCCAGGCAACCGCTCCCTCGAATATAAGCAACAGCAAATCCTTTGGTCTCAAATCGCGATCGCCAACGCACTCCAGCGGCGAGGACTGGCGAATCGGTGTGAGATTGAGGTGAAGCTGCCTGAAGGGCGGTTTATTTTGCGGCGTAAGGAATCTGTGCCGGGGGGAGTGGGGAGTAGGGAGTGGGGAGTGGGGTATAAACCGGAACTTACTAATCGTGGGAAGAAATTTTCGATCGCAGGTGGCGTTGGCTCTTTTTTAGTCGCACTTCCATTAGCAACGTTGCTTCAAGGAAACCCCGTTCAGGCTCAAGCTATTACTCCAGCTAACGATGGCACGAAACACGATCGTTTCTCCCAGTGGTAACCAATTCAACATTGGTGGGGGACAGTTGTCGGGCAATGGGGCGAACCTGTTCCACAGTTTTGAGCGATTTGGACTGAACCAGGGACAAATCGCCAACTTCCTCTCCAATCCTCAGATTCAGAACATCCTGGGTCGAGTTGTGGGGGGAGACCCTTCCGTCATTAATGGATTGATTCGCGTTTCGGGGGGAAATTCTAACCTGTTTCTGGTTAATCCGGCGGGAATTGTGTTTGGTCCCAATGCCAGCCTGAATGTGCCTGCCTCATTTATGGCAACAACTGCAACAGGGATTGGATTTGGGAATCACTGGTTGAATGCGATCGGCTCTGCCGATTACACCAACTTGAATGGCAACCCCAATGCCTTTGCCTTTGCCGTGAACCAACCAGGGGCGATCGTCAACGCAGGCAATTTAGCCGTTGGGTCTGGGCAGTCCCTCGCCCTCATCGGCGGCACCGTCCTTAACACGGGGCAACTCTCCACCCCCGATGGACAAATCACCATCCTGGCAGTTCCCGGACAAAACCTCGTCCGTCTCAGCCAACCAGGAAGCCTACTCAGTCTGGAAATTTCTCCCCTTGCTTCCGTATCCTCCCCATCTTCCTCACCCACCCCCTATCCCTGTAAATCCTCCTTCCCTCGCCCAACTCCTGACTGGAGGAAATCTGACGAATGCAACTGGTGCAACCGTCAACCCCGATGGCACGATTCATCTAGTCGGAGTCACGCCCAATCTGCCTACTACCGCGGGAACTGCGATCGTAT from Kovacikia minuta CCNUW1 carries:
- the purM gene encoding phosphoribosylformylglycinamidine cyclo-ligase — protein: MDYREAGVDVEAGRAFVERIRQMVNSTARPEVLGGVGGFSGFFQLPVGYREPVLVSGTDGVGTKLKLAQSLDRHDTVGIDLVAMCVNDVLTSGAEPLFFLDYLATGQLNSDQLTQVVAGITAGCRMAGCALLGGETAEMPGFYQTGEYDLAGFCVGIVEKSQLLNGSQVQIGDVAIGLASSGVHSNGFSLVRKIVSDRGFAWSDRPDLLSDKSLGEVLLTPTQIYVQPILAALKQGLAIHAMAHITGGGLPENLPRCLRQDQAIKIYPDSWPILPIFRWLATEGNVHPSAMFNTFNMGIGFVVLVAPEQVTETLQFFRSKNVVASVIGEVIPGSGELLGLPE
- a CDS encoding filamentous hemagglutinin N-terminal domain-containing protein, which codes for MARNTIVSPSGNQFNIGGGQLSGNGANLFHSFERFGLNQGQIANFLSNPQIQNILGRVVGGDPSVINGLIRVSGGNSNLFLVNPAGIVFGPNASLNVPASFMATTATGIGFGNHWLNAIGSADYTNLNGNPNAFAFAVNQPGAIVNAGNLAVGSGQSLALIGGTVLNTGQLSTPDGQITILAVPGQNLVRLSQPGSLLSLEISPLASVSSPSSSPTPYPCKSSFPRPTPDWRKSDECNWCNRQPRWHDSSSRSHAQSAYYRGNCDRIRHDQHLRSNGGNGSGIGHSGGGCEWQHQCLWG
- a CDS encoding glycosyltransferase; this translates as MSPSISILITTYNREQYLSAAIESVLAQTYSDFELLIWDDGSTDRSLEIAHTYANQDDRVRVVAASHQGIARTRKAAIAQMVSKYIGWVDSDDILAPTALAETAAVLDAHPETGLVYTDYLDMDTNGQIRGYGSRCRIPYSPQRLLVDFMTFHFRLIRRDVFERIGGIDESSQYAYDYDLCLRLSEATQVRRLPKPLYFYRNHPGNRSLEYKQQQILWSQIAIANALQRRGLANRCEIEVKLPEGRFILRRKESVPGGVGSREWGVGYKPELTNRGKKFSIAGGVGSFLVALPLATLLQGNPVQAQAITPANDGTKHDRFSQW
- a CDS encoding septal ring lytic transglycosylase RlpA family protein codes for the protein MNQTLISGLTATLLMTTFSAPPPGSAEPSKAADQGSEASLKIASSHASTPALDLTSEVVKIGEQQPQTTTASDGAVIAKIHPHERRGRKVATLYVRNIPVLTFLGSTQTSSENVKLGSRESNSANDIQPATAKALDISSPAAALIGNSQDSPQPTPSGEASQADPGDPVWRASEVAAKLNQLNREGIDPKSITVSWAAQPGSKGQYVIKANQQIVAVVAADAMLPETTNDLEKDVLQATNRLRRLFGAAPLPKVDGSPRNRTVSFGSFRASGLASWYGPGFNGNQAASGEIFNQNALTAAHRSLPFGTKVRVTNMDNGLTVVVRINDRGPHAANRIIDLSAGAARVLGLIQSGVAPVRLDVIDPSTELAGN
- a CDS encoding class I SAM-dependent methyltransferase, with the protein product MDMATQVDESNSNMALGNLIAQRIAESFQHQITFAEYMDLALYHPLHGYYARNAAKIGVQGDFFTSPHLGADFGELLAEQFVQMWEIMGQPDRFTLVEMGAGQGLLALDVLRYLRQTYPAFFKVLEYIIVERAAALIAEQQHSLKGLSGEMGDRLRWSGFEEIPAVSIVGCFFSNELVDALPVHQVMVDGEQLKEIYVTTQPNSEGTHQFVESLGDLSTPHLGEYFEQIGIHLLSGAYPDRYRTEVNLAALEWMGDVADKLHQGYVLTIDYGYSGDRYYNPMRSQGTLQCYYHHARHSDPYIHIGQQDITAHVNFTALERQGERCGLQSLGFTKQGLFLMALGLGDRLAAIAQSNATDPQEVLASLRRRDALHQLIDPGMGLGNFGVLIQSKNVESRELLQGLKQGE
- the psb30 gene encoding photosystem II reaction center protein Ycf12/Psb30, with amino-acid sequence MSFLNDLLNVFSGINFEAIVQLTMVAAIMISGPVVIFLLAARGGDL
- a CDS encoding alpha/beta hydrolase, producing the protein MSRRQALRHRLLGQLTWGRVLRSLLFIYLAIGLYGYFFSDRLIFRPSASSYQDNQNTIKLTTSKGVQISAVYLPNSQATYTLLYSHGNGEDLGDIRPILEQLRTIGFAVFAYDYQGYGTSQGSPSEQNAYQDIDAAYHYLTTQLKLPPDRLIVFGRSVGGGPSVDLASRQPVAGLILESTFTSVFRVITRIPLYPFDKFANINKIQAVHCPVLIIARLERSHHPLASGAGTFSASKSAKKISPNKRSRSQRCPEHCRKPLHPNNPRICSTDQISQEE
- a CDS encoding single-stranded-DNA-specific exonuclease RecJ, with the translated sequence MLHQPRSPLAASIPAKLPDQRWQIAPIQLEQAEAIAQATNLSPLLAQVLLNRGMDTPEQIQAFLNPENQVLPSPLEDFPDLPLSLELLINAINSRQRIAICGDYDADGMTSTALLLRALRFLGAQVDYAIPSRMKDGYGINQRIVEEFYEDGIGLILTVDNGIAAYEPIARARELGLTVIITDHHDVPSQIPPANTILNPKLIAEDSPYRGLAGVGVAYILAVSLAQSLGKTQGLNQSLLELFTLGTIADLAPLTGVNRRWVRRGLQLLPKSKLAGVQALVQVAGLSGAKDLKPEAIGFRLGPRINAVGRLADPQIVIELLTTDEDGVALERAMQCEQINQQRQKLCEQIEQEAIALCEKGDIDIQGDRVLVVVQPNWHHGVIGIVASRLVERYGVPVFIGTYEEETDEEETADVETDEAGEVGGLSVSSAITSVAKIRGSARGIPEFNVFEALEFCRDCLEKHGGHKAAGGFSLKAENLTRFRAYLRAFAHQCLQPEHLKPLVEIDVAASLNQISYSLYAQIDALHPCGIANPDPVFWSAYVRVCEQKQIGKGHLKVTLQDETLSGGQKIQAIAWRWGNYHPLPRYLDVAYRLRLNEWNGEISVELELMGARLPARPSSLPGAFTEFMHKERFYTCNLFQNGSGKELQINNAEGKSLTVQKGQKVGILQEAHAGTRQVNVCQPPFYDLIKAALSALEGKTGI